From the Synechococcus sp. HK01-R genome, one window contains:
- a CDS encoding DUF262 domain-containing protein, translated as MFDSTKRSLRELLQELRKGTIQLPEFQRGWVWKNEQIKELIASVIRQYPIGAVMLLEAGGEVRFQTRPVEGLHFQGQTPDPELLILDGQQRLTSMFQATLMGSAAKTENERKQKVERWYYLDMNRLLNNPDLLEEAVIDVPADRIRPDVAGRKGLDLSTSELEYELQLFPLGRIYEASSWQTGYVKHWKETEQFSEAFEVYTAFQDKVIAPFCEYQLPVITLAKSSRREAVCQVFEKVNTGGVKLNAFELVTASYAADGFDLRADWYGRKARDGDEAIEGRYQRFLAGREHGKTDGVQRLGKILKAVRETDFLQCVALLSTRQRRELDQQNSQLPIEKCTGISCKRATILDLPLSEYQQWADQAELGFFRAGRFLIQQGYYRSKDLPYVTQLVPLAAILSSLGDDYNAAATTQKVEQWYWCGVLGELYGGAIETRFGKDLPEVIHWIEGKGVPSTVYDADFRPSRLDTMRTRNSAAYKGLYTLLLREQAKDFRTGRPIDDSIFYEDAIDIHHVFPAVWCEAQGIDTDQANSILNKTPLTARTNRVIGGAAPSIYLPKLEKAYLKHQGKEGDEVGNGRTEMDALLHSHSIHPEHLRRDAFEAFYEQRRRDLLELISRVIGKTIAVEGTQSAGEEGLPQLDEDDETTAALEEIDA; from the coding sequence ATGTTTGACAGCACAAAGCGTTCCCTTCGCGAACTTCTCCAGGAACTGAGAAAAGGAACCATTCAGTTACCTGAATTTCAGCGGGGCTGGGTTTGGAAAAACGAGCAGATCAAGGAGTTGATTGCCTCTGTGATTCGGCAATATCCCATCGGTGCTGTGATGTTACTGGAAGCGGGTGGTGAGGTTCGTTTTCAAACCAGGCCTGTAGAGGGGCTGCATTTTCAAGGACAGACGCCCGATCCTGAGCTCCTGATTCTTGATGGCCAGCAACGCCTGACCTCCATGTTTCAGGCCACTTTGATGGGTTCTGCTGCAAAGACGGAGAACGAACGCAAGCAGAAGGTTGAACGCTGGTACTACCTGGATATGAACAGGCTGCTTAATAACCCCGATTTGCTGGAGGAAGCCGTCATCGATGTTCCAGCTGACCGGATACGTCCTGATGTTGCTGGGCGTAAGGGGCTCGATCTCTCCACATCAGAACTTGAATACGAGCTCCAGCTTTTCCCGCTTGGCAGGATTTACGAAGCGTCGAGCTGGCAAACGGGTTATGTCAAACATTGGAAGGAAACCGAGCAGTTCTCTGAGGCTTTTGAGGTGTACACCGCGTTTCAAGACAAGGTGATTGCTCCCTTCTGTGAATACCAACTTCCGGTCATCACCTTGGCAAAAAGCAGTCGACGCGAAGCGGTCTGCCAGGTGTTTGAGAAGGTCAATACCGGCGGGGTGAAGCTGAATGCGTTTGAACTGGTGACGGCCAGCTATGCCGCTGATGGATTTGATCTCAGGGCTGATTGGTATGGCCGCAAAGCACGTGATGGAGACGAGGCCATCGAAGGCCGCTATCAGCGTTTCTTAGCGGGTCGTGAACATGGCAAAACGGATGGTGTTCAGCGGCTCGGAAAGATCCTCAAGGCTGTTCGTGAGACCGACTTTCTGCAATGCGTCGCCCTGCTCTCAACCCGTCAGCGCCGAGAACTGGATCAGCAGAACTCTCAACTGCCAATTGAGAAGTGTACAGGCATCAGCTGCAAGCGCGCCACCATCCTCGATCTGCCACTCAGTGAATACCAACAATGGGCCGATCAAGCAGAGCTGGGCTTTTTTCGAGCAGGCCGTTTCCTGATTCAACAGGGCTATTACCGCAGCAAAGATCTTCCATATGTCACTCAGCTGGTGCCCCTTGCTGCCATCTTGAGCAGCCTGGGGGACGACTACAACGCTGCTGCAACCACGCAAAAAGTAGAGCAGTGGTACTGGTGCGGTGTTCTCGGAGAGCTTTACGGGGGCGCAATTGAAACGCGCTTCGGAAAGGATCTCCCTGAAGTGATCCATTGGATTGAAGGGAAGGGCGTCCCGAGCACCGTCTACGACGCTGACTTCAGGCCCAGCCGGCTCGACACGATGCGCACCCGTAACAGTGCGGCTTACAAAGGGCTTTACACACTGCTTTTGCGCGAACAGGCCAAAGATTTCCGCACAGGCAGGCCGATCGACGACTCCATCTTCTACGAAGACGCGATTGATATCCACCACGTTTTCCCCGCTGTGTGGTGTGAAGCCCAGGGCATTGACACAGATCAGGCGAATTCAATTCTCAACAAGACTCCTCTGACGGCGCGAACCAACCGAGTCATTGGTGGGGCAGCGCCATCGATTTACCTGCCAAAGCTGGAGAAGGCTTATCTCAAGCACCAAGGCAAGGAAGGAGATGAAGTCGGAAATGGCAGAACGGAGATGGATGCGCTGTTGCACTCGCACAGCATTCACCCCGAACATCTCAGGCGTGACGCCTTTGAGGCTTTCTATGAGCAACGAAGGCGTGATCTGCTCGAGCTAATCAGCCGCGTGATCGGTAAGACGATTGCCGTTGAGGGAACGCAATCTGCGGGTGAGGAAGGTCTTCCTCAATTGGATGAAGACGACGAAACCACCGCTGCCCTCGAGGAGATCGACGCATGA
- a CDS encoding DEAD/DEAH box helicase, with protein sequence MDVFSFRDRVIEDYGQFSRSFTQIKAPDLQSFVDGTYGKGEYWPSPLIQLNPSFVSGGAISELVDAGLLHPECSRIFRWGKDNGPGQELQLHRHQRDAIEIASRGGSFVVTSGTGSGKSLGYIIPIVNRVLEARARGDQQKRIRAIVIYPMNALCNSQQEELQKYLGLGYPEGPKVTFARYTGQESDEEREKIKNDPPDILLTNYVMLEYILTRQDPLDQKVIGDAKGLEFLVLDELHTYRGRQGADVALLVRRVRQRLNANLLCIGTSATMASEGTAKERNATVAHVASKLFGTEIPSEHIVTETLQRCTEGDLPNQEELTQALRVDYSTQVTETWTAEDLRQHPLARWVELKLGLEKEDGLPDGKWVRCKPHTLQQATSTLAEQTGLNEEQILATLRDFLLAAYQVEVGPNRRFFAFRLHQFVSAGGEVQASLQAPQERYLTLKAQKYQPNAGRQALLYPVVFCRNCGQEFHPVWAHLNNKVPVKIDPRDFKDESSLRERDVVNGYFMPDANGEYTIDDLDKANFPDGWLEPDKNDELVLKRTYREFAPVPCRFRSDGGASSDGLSGWFLKGSFRFCPSCGVEHGVRSSEFRKLCGLNSEGRSSATTTLSLAVLRQLLAFPAKEIPDQARKLLAFSDNRQDASLQAGHFNDFVRVLQLRAGLIAALSAQSEKELSLETLAQAVEKALRLDAEDFIAIPNVKPNIEQSNRRALRGVLEYRLMVDLRKGWRLTNPNLEQLRLLEVDYAELVNCAEDQEDWGQRHPLLAQASSEERFLICHRLLEELRERLAIDCDALIQEEFERRKKSATDLEEVWSIGREEKPELARSVVTSPVPQELRNRGVEGLSLRGEFGRWLKARERWLSAEDLYRTLKWKDDLYQEVMGHILEMLSAWGLVKTVDVRLGSKAREVMQGWRLNSTALRWTLVDPEAPPQDRYAACLEQVRQNSGRRGPVNPYFRSLYADLAHLIATEGRPFLQTLSAREHTAQVDASERERREDDFRSAALRLMYCSPTMELGVDISSLNTVYMRNVPPTPANYAQRSGRAGRSGQPALVLSYCGATSPHDQYFFADPVRMVAGAVSAPTLELANEELLKAHFRALWLAATRQRLPGKVKELVNISAPGRPVQAELMEALSRDEAYRSAQADCQAIVDDLIEKQWLGSTPPPWLTGSWLEAITHGAALDFEAALSRWRELLEAVDGQINLALKDLGNHAISERERLAADTRLKAARMQQQLLLADKPGSGNSNNDFSTYRYLASQGFMPGYNFPRLPLMAYIPGTREQVGGGTYITRPRFVGISEFGPHSLIYHEGNTYKVKGALLGLQDNAAAAGSATLATQDALVCGACGHAHLGDAAESELCCHCGTPLKLHPEGQAVRIPKLYQIEQVTTRRADRITSDDEERQRLGYELITTYEFPKDNGVVKVAKAQVSCEGQPLLELSYAPATQISRVNLGWRRRENKNDMGFPIHPINGQWGGEKDMRGDAADDDGPEVGFVKITPYVQDRKNALLVRFLGEWEPQQLVSVKSAIKRGIEVAFQLDGSEVAAELMPNEESATALLLYESAEGGAGVLSRLVESASALQAVGKTALEICHWSWVGEVPALESQLINSDPECEAGCYRCLLGYHNQRDHDLIDRQLTELKQVLLDLARCELVGQGGVDSRSALLERLKELAGSGLERLWLDTLYRHGHTLPDNAQQEVPGHYVTPDFTYKEACVVVFIDGPHHDKPLQQRLDQQKRQALIDAGISVVVFTQDTSSWPEVLSEYSWLFGEGKS encoded by the coding sequence ATGGACGTCTTTTCCTTCCGAGACCGGGTTATTGAGGACTACGGCCAGTTCTCGCGCAGCTTCACCCAGATCAAAGCGCCCGATCTCCAGTCGTTTGTGGATGGGACCTATGGCAAGGGCGAGTATTGGCCTTCACCACTCATCCAGCTGAATCCAAGCTTTGTGAGCGGCGGCGCCATCAGCGAGCTAGTGGACGCAGGGCTTTTGCATCCGGAATGCAGCCGGATCTTCCGCTGGGGTAAGGACAACGGCCCCGGGCAAGAGCTACAACTGCACCGCCATCAACGCGATGCCATTGAAATTGCCAGCCGTGGCGGCAGCTTTGTGGTGACTTCGGGCACGGGCTCCGGTAAGTCGCTGGGTTACATCATTCCGATCGTGAATCGGGTTCTGGAAGCGCGAGCGCGAGGGGATCAGCAGAAACGCATTCGGGCGATTGTGATTTATCCGATGAATGCGCTGTGCAATAGCCAGCAAGAGGAATTACAGAAATATCTCGGCCTTGGCTATCCGGAAGGCCCGAAAGTCACTTTTGCGCGATATACAGGTCAGGAAAGCGATGAAGAGCGGGAGAAGATCAAGAATGATCCCCCCGACATCCTGCTCACCAACTATGTGATGCTCGAGTACATCCTGACCCGGCAGGATCCACTCGATCAGAAAGTCATCGGCGACGCCAAGGGACTGGAGTTCCTGGTGCTTGACGAGTTGCATACCTATCGAGGGAGGCAGGGTGCGGACGTCGCACTCTTGGTACGCCGAGTCAGACAACGACTGAATGCCAATCTGCTCTGCATTGGCACCTCGGCCACCATGGCCTCAGAAGGCACGGCCAAGGAACGCAATGCCACCGTGGCGCATGTTGCCAGCAAGCTGTTTGGCACCGAAATCCCCAGCGAACACATCGTCACGGAGACGCTGCAGCGCTGCACTGAAGGTGATCTTCCCAACCAGGAAGAGTTAACCCAGGCCCTAAGAGTTGATTATTCGACTCAAGTAACCGAAACCTGGACAGCTGAAGATTTACGCCAGCACCCTCTCGCCCGCTGGGTTGAGTTGAAGCTCGGCCTCGAGAAAGAAGACGGGTTGCCTGATGGCAAATGGGTGCGCTGTAAGCCGCACACCCTGCAGCAGGCCACCAGCACATTGGCCGAGCAAACAGGGCTAAATGAGGAACAGATCCTGGCAACGTTGAGGGATTTCCTTCTGGCTGCCTATCAGGTGGAAGTTGGTCCGAATCGGCGCTTTTTTGCCTTTCGCCTGCATCAATTTGTCTCCGCAGGTGGTGAAGTACAGGCATCTCTCCAAGCCCCTCAGGAACGCTATCTCACGCTGAAGGCACAGAAGTACCAACCCAATGCCGGGCGCCAGGCACTGCTCTACCCTGTTGTGTTCTGCCGGAACTGCGGGCAAGAGTTTCACCCAGTCTGGGCCCATCTCAATAACAAGGTTCCGGTCAAGATCGATCCACGCGATTTCAAAGACGAATCAAGTCTTCGCGAACGGGATGTGGTGAATGGCTACTTCATGCCCGATGCCAACGGTGAATACACCATCGATGACTTGGACAAAGCCAACTTTCCCGATGGTTGGCTTGAGCCTGACAAGAATGACGAGCTTGTCCTGAAGCGCACGTATCGGGAGTTTGCCCCGGTGCCTTGTCGTTTTCGCTCCGATGGAGGTGCGAGCAGTGATGGTCTTTCCGGCTGGTTTCTGAAAGGGAGTTTCCGCTTCTGCCCAAGCTGTGGTGTGGAGCACGGGGTGCGCAGCAGCGAATTTCGCAAGCTTTGTGGGCTCAACTCAGAAGGCCGCAGCTCCGCCACGACCACCTTGAGCCTGGCGGTGCTGAGGCAACTGCTGGCGTTCCCAGCGAAGGAGATCCCTGATCAGGCCCGCAAACTGCTGGCCTTCAGTGACAACCGGCAGGACGCATCACTGCAGGCCGGCCACTTCAACGATTTTGTGCGGGTTCTGCAGCTACGGGCAGGCCTCATTGCCGCATTGAGCGCGCAATCCGAGAAGGAACTGAGCCTTGAAACCCTGGCGCAGGCCGTGGAAAAAGCCCTACGGCTCGATGCGGAAGACTTCATCGCCATTCCCAACGTCAAACCCAACATCGAGCAAAGCAATCGCCGTGCTCTGCGGGGAGTGTTGGAGTACCGGCTGATGGTGGACCTGCGCAAAGGCTGGCGGCTCACCAATCCCAACCTCGAGCAACTGCGGTTGCTTGAAGTGGATTATGCGGAGCTGGTGAATTGCGCCGAAGACCAGGAGGACTGGGGGCAGCGCCATCCTTTGCTGGCTCAAGCGAGCAGTGAAGAACGGTTCCTGATCTGCCATCGCCTCCTGGAAGAGCTCAGGGAACGACTTGCGATCGACTGTGATGCACTGATTCAAGAGGAATTTGAACGGCGCAAGAAGTCAGCAACCGATCTTGAGGAGGTCTGGAGCATCGGCCGCGAGGAGAAGCCAGAGCTGGCCCGCAGTGTGGTGACAAGCCCAGTCCCCCAGGAGCTCAGAAACCGGGGTGTTGAAGGCTTATCGCTCCGTGGTGAATTCGGTCGCTGGCTGAAGGCACGCGAACGCTGGCTCTCGGCAGAAGACCTCTACCGAACCCTGAAATGGAAGGACGACCTCTACCAAGAGGTGATGGGTCACATCCTCGAGATGCTTTCGGCATGGGGCCTTGTGAAGACCGTGGACGTGCGGCTTGGCAGCAAGGCTCGTGAGGTGATGCAAGGTTGGCGCCTCAACAGCACTGCTCTGCGTTGGACTCTGGTGGACCCGGAAGCACCACCTCAGGACCGCTACGCCGCGTGTTTGGAACAAGTGCGGCAGAACAGTGGGCGACGTGGGCCGGTCAACCCCTACTTCCGAAGTCTCTACGCCGACCTCGCCCATCTGATCGCAACGGAAGGCCGACCATTCCTGCAGACGCTGTCCGCACGGGAGCACACAGCCCAAGTGGATGCGAGTGAGCGCGAACGACGGGAAGATGACTTCCGCAGTGCTGCCCTTCGGCTGATGTACTGCTCACCCACGATGGAATTGGGCGTTGATATTTCATCGCTCAACACTGTTTACATGCGCAATGTGCCGCCCACGCCGGCGAACTACGCGCAGCGCAGCGGCCGCGCCGGCCGCAGCGGGCAACCAGCTCTGGTGCTCAGCTACTGCGGTGCCACATCGCCCCACGACCAGTACTTTTTTGCGGATCCCGTGCGGATGGTGGCGGGTGCTGTAAGCGCTCCAACGCTGGAATTGGCCAATGAAGAGTTGCTCAAGGCCCACTTCCGGGCGCTTTGGCTGGCAGCCACTCGGCAGCGCCTGCCCGGGAAGGTGAAGGAGCTGGTGAACATCAGTGCCCCAGGGCGGCCAGTTCAAGCCGAGCTGATGGAGGCCCTCTCCAGGGATGAGGCCTACCGCTCAGCCCAGGCTGATTGCCAGGCCATCGTTGACGACCTGATCGAGAAGCAATGGCTCGGAAGCACGCCACCGCCATGGCTTACAGGCAGCTGGCTGGAAGCGATTACCCATGGCGCCGCGCTGGATTTCGAAGCCGCGCTCAGCCGCTGGCGTGAGCTACTTGAGGCAGTGGATGGTCAGATCAACCTGGCACTCAAAGATCTGGGCAACCACGCCATCAGCGAGCGCGAGCGCCTGGCCGCCGACACCCGTCTCAAAGCAGCACGGATGCAACAACAGTTGCTGCTGGCGGATAAGCCAGGCAGCGGCAACAGCAACAACGACTTCAGCACCTACCGATACCTGGCAAGCCAAGGCTTCATGCCGGGCTACAACTTCCCGCGTCTACCGCTGATGGCGTATATCCCTGGCACACGAGAACAAGTGGGCGGCGGCACCTACATCACTCGCCCGCGGTTTGTCGGCATCAGTGAATTCGGTCCCCACTCGCTGATCTATCACGAGGGGAACACCTACAAGGTGAAAGGTGCGCTGCTGGGGTTGCAGGACAACGCTGCTGCAGCCGGATCAGCAACCCTCGCCACGCAGGACGCCCTGGTGTGTGGGGCCTGCGGCCATGCCCATCTCGGTGATGCCGCTGAATCAGAACTGTGTTGCCACTGCGGCACACCGCTCAAGCTGCATCCCGAGGGCCAAGCCGTTCGGATCCCGAAGCTGTATCAAATCGAGCAGGTCACCACGAGGAGAGCTGATCGGATTACTTCCGACGACGAAGAGCGCCAACGCCTTGGCTACGAGCTGATCACCACCTACGAATTCCCCAAGGACAACGGTGTGGTGAAAGTGGCAAAGGCCCAGGTGAGTTGCGAGGGACAACCGTTGCTGGAACTCAGCTACGCACCGGCCACGCAAATCAGCCGGGTGAACCTCGGCTGGCGGCGGCGGGAGAACAAAAACGACATGGGCTTCCCGATCCACCCGATCAACGGTCAGTGGGGCGGCGAAAAAGACATGCGTGGCGATGCGGCCGACGACGACGGCCCAGAAGTGGGCTTCGTGAAGATCACGCCCTACGTGCAGGACCGCAAAAACGCATTGTTGGTTCGCTTCCTCGGGGAATGGGAGCCGCAACAGCTGGTGAGCGTGAAGAGCGCGATCAAACGGGGCATCGAAGTGGCGTTTCAGCTTGATGGCAGTGAGGTGGCAGCTGAGCTGATGCCCAACGAAGAATCAGCAACGGCGCTACTGCTCTATGAATCGGCAGAAGGTGGTGCCGGCGTTCTGAGCCGACTGGTGGAAAGCGCCAGCGCTTTGCAGGCCGTGGGCAAAACCGCCCTCGAGATCTGCCACTGGAGTTGGGTCGGCGAGGTGCCCGCCCTCGAATCCCAATTGATCAACTCAGATCCCGAGTGTGAGGCGGGCTGCTACCGCTGCCTGCTCGGCTATCACAACCAACGCGATCACGACCTCATTGATCGCCAGCTCACCGAGCTCAAACAAGTTCTGCTTGATCTGGCGCGCTGTGAACTGGTGGGCCAGGGCGGAGTGGATAGCCGCAGCGCGTTGCTGGAGCGGCTCAAGGAGCTAGCCGGCAGTGGTCTGGAAAGGCTCTGGCTCGACACCCTTTACCGGCATGGCCACACGCTTCCTGACAACGCTCAACAGGAGGTGCCGGGTCACTACGTCACCCCGGACTTCACCTACAAGGAGGCCTGTGTTGTGGTGTTCATCGATGGCCCCCATCACGACAAACCACTGCAGCAACGGCTGGACCAACAGAAGCGCCAGGCCCTGATCGATGCAGGGATCTCGGTTGTGGTGTTTACCCAGGACACCAGCAGTTGGCCGGAAGTTTTGAGCGAATACAGCTGGTTGTTTGGTGAGGGGAAAAGCTGA
- a CDS encoding helicase-related protein, which produces MTLTPTPAAPIDIPSPGSIVKVRGREWIALPQSSTEKQEQVLKLRPLGGGDQTIATLYWPLEGAAVKPASFDPPDPAQSGSQSSALLLRDALLLKLRAGAGPFRSLGNVALEPRPYQLVPLLMALKQAVTRVLIADEVGLGKTVEALLIARELFDRGEIRQITVICPPHLCEKWRADMIGQFNLAAEVVRPGTAQKLERGLPAGKSIFDVIPFTVVSLDWIKSDRNRESFLRSCGEFVIVDEAHTCAARKGGGRQQRFELLRGLSAQPDRHLVLLTATPHSGDTEAFDNLLALLDPKFSGLSEMPEGQRRKDLRDDLGNYFVQRRRQDLKEEWGTNGADFPDRETREAEYKLSGDWAELFHDVLGYAKDLVQRSAGESKLRQRMSWWAALALLRCVSSSPAAASASLRTKLLNLQTDANGDRDRDDNQVAADLEAMASLAVLDGADEGFSGEEAAPGADLAIAEDAEQLQDLIARADLLRGKAHDPKLKQLIKELNALLKEGFRPVIFCRFRPTAYYLAEQLKEALPKRSHVVTAVTGDLPPEERVLRIQELEAEVANEKVPVLVATDCLSEGIDLQHTFDAVVHYDLCWNPTRHEQREGRVDRFGQARTAVRALMLHGGSSNPVDDRVRTVILEKEKTIRKELGVSVPIPGNANSITQAVLSNILQGPAQHIQGSFDLELEGDTTTQLALDATIDAEWTSAKDNAKKNQAIFAQRSLKPEEALGEWERMKESLGSEEAVERLVVNASRRLNLPIGPIGASPGTWELDLSRLEDDRTALRERLRNHDLEGRLRLSFRSPAQAGSQLLSRSHPLVVELADFVAERALSGLEPELAARASVIRTKAVSSRTQLLVLRLRHQLHQDRWTGNGYDALPDLLVEECLTVQVKEQSVEPLEGAAALELLEAAPTGNVDPGQRQQWLKDAVAALDALQPALKALAERRAQLAEDDHRRVREASLRRGESLRMRFNCEPAPAVDVIGLFLLLPAPTL; this is translated from the coding sequence ATGACGCTGACACCAACCCCTGCGGCTCCCATCGACATCCCCAGCCCCGGTTCGATCGTGAAGGTGCGCGGGCGTGAGTGGATCGCCTTGCCCCAGAGCAGCACTGAGAAGCAGGAGCAGGTGCTCAAACTTCGGCCCCTGGGAGGTGGAGATCAGACGATCGCCACCTTGTATTGGCCGCTAGAAGGCGCAGCGGTGAAGCCAGCCAGCTTTGATCCGCCGGATCCAGCCCAAAGTGGCTCACAAAGTTCGGCGTTGCTGCTGCGGGATGCCCTGCTGCTCAAACTCCGCGCTGGCGCAGGGCCGTTCCGCAGCCTCGGCAATGTGGCGCTGGAGCCACGGCCCTACCAGCTGGTGCCGTTGTTGATGGCCCTCAAGCAAGCCGTCACCCGGGTGCTGATCGCCGATGAGGTGGGGCTTGGCAAGACCGTGGAGGCGTTGCTGATCGCCCGGGAGCTATTTGATCGCGGCGAGATCCGCCAGATCACCGTGATCTGCCCACCACACCTCTGCGAAAAGTGGCGGGCCGACATGATCGGCCAGTTCAACCTCGCCGCTGAGGTGGTTCGGCCTGGTACGGCCCAGAAGCTGGAGCGAGGGCTGCCGGCGGGCAAGTCGATCTTCGATGTGATCCCGTTCACCGTGGTGAGCCTTGATTGGATCAAGAGCGATCGCAACCGGGAGAGCTTCCTGCGCAGTTGCGGTGAGTTCGTGATCGTGGATGAAGCGCACACCTGCGCGGCGCGCAAAGGTGGCGGACGCCAACAACGCTTTGAACTGCTGCGCGGGTTATCGGCTCAGCCCGATCGACATCTGGTGCTGCTCACGGCCACACCCCACAGCGGCGATACCGAAGCCTTTGACAACCTTCTGGCGCTGCTGGACCCGAAGTTCTCCGGCTTGAGCGAGATGCCGGAAGGTCAACGGCGCAAGGACTTGCGCGATGACCTGGGCAACTACTTCGTGCAGCGGCGCCGGCAAGATCTCAAGGAGGAGTGGGGCACCAACGGCGCCGACTTCCCAGACCGAGAAACACGGGAAGCGGAGTACAAGCTCTCAGGCGATTGGGCTGAGCTGTTTCACGACGTGCTCGGTTACGCCAAGGATCTGGTGCAACGCAGTGCCGGTGAGAGCAAGCTGCGGCAGCGCATGAGCTGGTGGGCAGCTCTGGCACTACTGCGCTGCGTGAGCAGCAGTCCGGCAGCGGCATCCGCCTCGTTGCGAACAAAGTTGCTCAACCTGCAAACCGACGCCAACGGTGATCGCGACCGCGATGACAACCAAGTTGCCGCCGACCTGGAAGCCATGGCTTCCCTGGCGGTGCTGGATGGGGCGGACGAGGGATTCAGCGGGGAGGAAGCAGCACCCGGTGCTGATCTGGCCATTGCAGAAGATGCGGAGCAACTCCAGGATCTGATCGCTCGAGCCGATCTCCTGCGCGGCAAGGCACACGACCCCAAGCTCAAGCAGCTGATCAAGGAGCTGAATGCCTTGCTCAAGGAAGGCTTTCGCCCGGTAATCTTCTGCCGCTTCCGGCCGACGGCGTACTACCTCGCCGAGCAGCTCAAAGAGGCACTGCCAAAGCGCAGCCACGTGGTGACGGCGGTCACCGGTGATCTGCCACCAGAAGAACGCGTCTTGCGCATCCAGGAGCTGGAAGCTGAGGTCGCCAACGAGAAAGTCCCGGTATTGGTGGCCACCGACTGCCTGTCAGAGGGGATCGACCTGCAGCACACCTTTGATGCGGTGGTGCATTACGACCTCTGCTGGAACCCCACCCGCCATGAGCAACGGGAGGGCAGGGTGGACCGCTTCGGGCAAGCGCGAACAGCTGTGCGGGCGCTGATGTTGCACGGCGGCAGCTCCAATCCCGTCGACGATCGGGTGCGCACGGTGATCCTTGAAAAGGAGAAAACGATCCGCAAGGAGCTGGGGGTGAGCGTGCCGATCCCCGGCAATGCCAACTCAATCACCCAAGCCGTCCTCAGCAACATCCTGCAAGGCCCAGCCCAGCACATTCAGGGGAGCTTTGATCTTGAGCTGGAGGGAGACACCACGACGCAATTGGCGCTTGATGCCACGATCGATGCTGAATGGACGAGCGCCAAAGACAACGCCAAGAAGAACCAAGCGATCTTTGCCCAACGGAGCCTCAAGCCGGAGGAGGCGCTCGGCGAGTGGGAGCGAATGAAGGAGTCGTTGGGAAGTGAAGAGGCCGTCGAGCGATTGGTGGTCAATGCCAGCCGCAGGCTCAACCTCCCGATCGGCCCCATCGGCGCAAGCCCCGGAACCTGGGAGCTGGATCTCAGCCGACTGGAAGACGACCGCACGGCCCTGCGGGAGCGCCTGCGCAATCACGACCTGGAGGGCAGGTTGCGCCTGAGCTTCCGCTCGCCCGCTCAGGCGGGAAGCCAACTGCTCAGCCGCTCCCATCCGCTGGTGGTGGAACTTGCTGACTTTGTGGCAGAGCGTGCCCTCAGCGGCCTGGAACCCGAGTTAGCGGCACGGGCCTCGGTGATCCGCACCAAAGCCGTGAGCAGCCGCACCCAGTTGCTGGTGCTACGCCTGCGGCATCAGCTGCATCAAGACCGTTGGACCGGGAATGGCTACGACGCACTCCCCGATCTGCTCGTGGAGGAATGCCTCACGGTGCAGGTCAAGGAGCAAAGCGTTGAACCGCTGGAGGGAGCCGCTGCACTGGAACTGCTCGAAGCGGCACCCACAGGCAACGTGGACCCTGGCCAACGCCAGCAGTGGCTGAAGGATGCCGTCGCTGCCCTTGATGCCTTGCAACCGGCACTCAAGGCTCTGGCTGAACGGCGGGCCCAACTGGCCGAAGACGACCACCGCCGCGTCCGCGAAGCCTCCTTGCGCCGCGGTGAATCGCTGCGGATGCGCTTCAACTGCGAACCCGCCCCGGCCGTGGATGTGATCGGCCTCTTCCTGCTGCTTCCTGCCCCAACCCTTTGA